GTCTCCTCCACCCCTAACACCTGGCACGTACATAATACCCCAACTCACCGGTCCCATCCTGAATTCGAATGACAAAATAGCGGCTGGAATCTGTCACAGTCTCTACTGCAATGCCAGGGTATTGATCTATAGGAGCCTGGGCGAAGAGTTCTCCTGCACACAAAGAACTAGGTGTTATGACGAGCAACCCTGTGGTAAACCATGGCCAGGGCTGCCATGCACAGCTCTGAGCAGGCTTAGAAGCACAGGCTCATAAGCAGCAATCATGGTCACAGTCTTGCCaagccacagcttttctcttACCTGAAACCTTATCCTCCAGTTTTATGTATGCAGTTTTGCCTTTGGAAGTGACACGAAGCCGCCCTGTCCAGTCCGGATGGTCCAGTTTCCAGTCAGatgctctgaaaagaaaagcaactgttTACTGACCACCAACCCCTTCACTTCTGCTCAATTATCTTATCAAAAGCCTCTGCTCCCAAACCTTTAACACGTGCAGCTGCTTTATTCCACTTCTCTCCCCAAACAATACAGAGGGTCTCAGCTCCTCTCTGTTGCTGCCAACTGACACACTTGGCTCTGACTAGCCTCTCTTTCCTCTAAGTAAATGGAAATAGATACAGTCCAGAGAACAACTCTGTCTTTACCTTTATAAACTTGCAGAAGAGGCAAGACAAGCTCAGACATTCACTTAGAACAGTAAAGCCAAAAGCAACTAATAAGTCACTTGTGAGCATCAGGAAGACcacaaaaattaattaataGCATGCTGAAAAACCACTCCATTATTCTACCCTATTGTTGTAAAATAGTATCAAGTACTTGAACCTAGAGGCAGCTAGCTTACACTAGGTAAAACATCATACACACTATCATCTTGATTATCCCATCAAACTCTTTGCTACAGACTgttgtgaagggaaaaaaaaaaaaaggaaaaaaaaagagaaaatcccCAGCCTACAGGATTttacaactgaaaacaaacatctATGGCCAGGCACAACATCCACAGCACCAACAGCCTGCCAAAGTCTTGAGTACCACCAACACCCATCAGCTCCTCAGAGCACAAGCCCTGTCCGTTCTCCATCAAGTCTGCAGGCACAGCTTACAAAGCCACACTCCCCTGGTTTCGGTCCATGACAGAAAGCATTCCTAACTCCTGGTCCTGCAATcccttctgaaaaaaatcacGCTGAACACTtggcttcctccctgctgctgtgagAGCCAACAGGCCAAATTCAATGTGCCATTATAGCACATTACATCCCAGGGAACTGGGCACATTAGGAGCTAAGGTTGGAGGAGCAAGCTGCTCAGGTGCCCTCACCTCCTCCACACGAGCAGcccctgctcttccacagcACGGAGCAAAGGCTCCCGCTGTTAGGAGCGGACAACCCACAACTGCCAGCTCAAGCCGGTGTGTCCCCAGAGCGGCGGCCGCTGGGCACTAAGTAAAGCCGCAGGGCACAGGCCCGCTTTGCTTGCGGCCGCAGGCCACGGCTTCTCCCAAGGCCCCGCTGGGGGCGAGGACACCTTTGCCCGGAGGCCCGGGCCCAACCCgcggctgctctgctctccgGCCTGAGGCCCCATCCCCGCGGGCAGGGGCTGGATAgaccgtgccgagccgagccgagccgcgGCAGGACGATCCTAGCTGCCGCAGGACGATCCTAGCTGCCGCACGCTCCCTCACCTGTACCCGCGGTTGGAAGTTCTCGGCGGGATGCGGTAGACGTTGACATCGGGCTTCACGCAGAGGACGGACTCGTACTCCAGCTCAGCCGCCGCCATCTCGCCCGCGAACCCCGACGACCAGGCGAGGAACGACGGGTGGGAGGCTAATAACCCGGGGTGCTTCCGACCGCCATCTTTGATGAGGGCAGACCCCGCCTAGGGCCGCTGGGGCGCCGGGCAGGAAGCGGGCACGTCGGACTGGTGGAGGAAGGCATCTTAGATCCTGGCAGCAAAGCGCGGGGTCGGGAGGCGACCATCTTGAAGCCGATTCTGAGACAGCAGCGGGGGCCTACACCATCTTGGACCCTGGCAATTCCCCTGCGGTAGCCATGTTTGGTTCGGGCTGATGAAGCGGTGCCGGGCGCCATGCTGGAGCTGGGCGGAGTGGGCGGAGCCGGGCGGGCTAAGGCGGCCTGGGTGTTGCGGCGGCCCGGGAGGGCCCTGCGGGCGGGCTGCCGCCGGCCCGGTTCGCAGGGGAGTGAGGGAGCTGCCGGCTGCTCTTCCTGGACCACCGGTGTCACCAAGCGAAAGGCGCTGGTGTCGCGCCGGGAACTGGGAAGGCACGGCTGGGACGTGCCAAAACACGGGGCTGGGATTTGTGCTGCCACACGAGTGCCTACTGGGGCTTGTAAATCCCTTCGTGCCCGCAGCGCCTGCTCCGCAGCGTGGCTTGCTTTCCTGCAGGCCTGGGTTAAATCTTGTGGTTTAAGTGAAAATGGCTTTTTGTGTAGCCTGCAGTGCTTTTGCAGCCTTTGGTAAAATCACAAACCGAAGAGAAATGTGGCAATAAACCAGTACAAGTTTTGCAACTGGGAGTGGTGAAAATGCCTGTCATATAAAGGTTAACTTCAGGCGTGTGACTTTCCAGACATGTGGCCAAGATAAGTGTATAGTTACTAGTTTATTTAACAAATATGATAAGGCAAATAGCATTTAAACTAGTTTAATTAATGACTTCTCAGTGAAGACTGGTGTTGAAGTTCATGCTGTGCAGTAGCCTGTGGCTGAGTGTGTAAAAGAACTAAATGTTTActctgaaaacaggaagaaaaggcatAAGAAAAGCTACAAAGTTCTATATCTGTgtagccagggatggggcatagCATGGGCTAATTGTGGTAGGCAGTCATTTAAGCTCTCCATGGAAGACTGGGTGAGCACAGATGATTGGTGAGTGTAAAGCAAACAGTGAATGAAACAGCTAAGTTTAaggaatttcattattttatttttttcccctgctacGGATCGCATTAGTTAATGCAGCAAGAGCTGAAACCGTATCTGGAGTTTTATTTCCTGCTATTTCCAAAGAGAAGTAGAACAGGATGGCAATGAACCTCAATCATAGCAGTCAAACTGATATGCGGATGGACTCCACAACTGGTTagagttgtaaagtaggtatgcttttattcagcgctgaggtgcatggggatcgctcctccaaaAGCATCTGCACCTTTTCTTTGCCACTCAGTTCATCTTACATATAATGATTACCTAAACATGGGATTGTTTCACGCCTAATACACATGCAAAACCTATTCCCGTCTAgtattataattagttttctgGCATTCGTCCCGTTGGTGCACCtgcgcagtgcctcctggtgggGGTCGTTAGGGGGTCGTGAGGATGAAGGCCtgtagttcctcttcatcactgcGAGTAACCTCTTGCTTTCACGCAGACTCAATAGGGTTTCGGCTCCTATCCATACCTCAGGTTCTGTACAAGCTggttttatgtatcttaaagcagaaacttgtcaagtttgcaaattttgttactctggctatcttttgttccttttctttcaatgGATACTATTTGaacaagaatgtcttaaatatTAATCTCTGAATCTTATCTACTACAATTCTGCCTAGCAGCTGTAACTCCTACAgttctgcttcaccattctaGCAACTTTGACTCCTACGGTTCTGCTGCACCAAGCACAGTTACTGCTtaagcaagcaggcacaatgtTAACCCTTTATTTCCCGGTATCAAAACAAGCTGCCCTTCTGTCAGGCCAAACGTCCAACTAGCCTAGCATTGCACCTCTGACGCTGCCCAGTGCAGAAAAACtttgaaacaaagaaagggaGCCCGCTGATTCCATGGATGTGGTAAGTATTGTTTTGAAGACAAAGACACGAATAGTATTGGGTTCTGAGACTAGCAAAGTATGATACTTGCAATTTAAGAAGCATGTCAAAGTGCCACAGGCCTAGTTTTCCCCAGAAATGATACTAACAGCTGTTTGAGTAGATACACAAGAAAGCCTCATGAGTGGTGTGAGCTAAGCACATGGACAGATATGGAATGACATGATCATGcagcttccttttccccttcccttctgccAGCTGAGGGGGTGTCTTGCCAAGCTGCGTGCTGGGGTGGCCAGACAGATTTGAACCATTTCATGCACCCTGCACAAGAACTCGTAGGAATACACAGCACCAATACTCAATGCAGGTACGTGCCACAGTGTGAAAgaaggctctgcctccctgctttTGCAATATGTCACTGTTACATTGCTTGCCAGACTGCCAGAATTAAGGCAAAGAAGCCAAATGAGAGGCAAATCTTGGAGAAGAACAGAGCTGCTTAAAGAAAGCCTATGAAACAGTACAGAATTACTTTCCTACTATACTAGCTTCACAGTCTAATACAAGGGCTTTGTGTGAGCCAGGAGCTTGTGTGCATTTGTTAGCAGTATTTCATAGGCTTTTGTTCTGTGTAGATTCATCTACttgggtttttctttatttatactTTTGGTTACCCATATAATCCCTGGAGCCATGAATCTAATTGTGCAACATGAAAAAgtgtaatatttttgttttcaaacttcTACCTGATAATTTGACATGTCCTAGTTCTAGTGCTGTAAGAATTTATGTCACCTTCTTCATGAGTCTCTCATACTGCTACCTAGATGTTTCTTTCCCAAGGTGAATCATTCTCATCTATTTAGCTTGTCTACCAAAAGAAGCTGTTCTGAGCTATGGCTGTTTAGTCATAATTTTCTGTATCATTCGTGATTCTCTAACTGTTTTTAAGACTGAGGACTGTTACAGCATTCAATATACAAGAAGCAACTGAATGCTTCTGTTATATTTAACCTTTTGATTAGTATTGATTTTTCACAGACCTTTCTGCAGTAACTGAGAAGTTTTTTCTTTGATGGTAATAACTTATTTACATCACTCTGTATAGTTATGGTTGCTTTTCCAAATTCAATAATTCACAACTGGCAATATTAAATTTCACCTGCCTCTTTATTGTGGTGTCATTCAGTGTGAAATCATCTTCCCACAGTTCTAGAAGGAGAAAATCTCAGATGAGAGAGTAGCCAAGGGCCAACTTCTCTAAGGCATATGAGGAAAGATGCACAAGCAGCATTAGGGCACTGGGAATACATCTCCCATTCAATTCCACTGAGACTTAACTAGCAGAGAGaatgtaacattttcttttataaacaAGCATCTCTGGACctagaaaatacaaagcattGCCAAAAGTAGCtaaagttttggggtttgttttgtttgttttttaaaggattaAGTAGTGAGGTTGAAATCTTGAAGGAGAATATATTTAAACTCGGACTATGAAAGCAATAGAGGATTCGTATTCTTCCCGCACAGAAATCTTCAATGATTGAGAACCAAGCAGTAGCAGAAATCTTAGCTGGGACTCCACAATGTTCAATCATATgagatgtgcaaataaaaaGGCCTGCACAAGCAGAGTAAAATGTCCATGCCAATCCATAGGTAGCCTGATAATAAACCATGCAGAAGAATCATTTGggcttttgttttgcatttgttttgcttttgtaagggaaaaaaaaaggcattgtcCCAAGAATGGATGGACCATCTATTTGGAGTTCTGTGCCCAGAAGGTACAGGGGAACCAGTCTCACAGAACAACTCATGAGATAACTTAAAGGTTAATCTCAAGATTATTTTTACAGAACAGTCCAACTACTATTACAAATGGTGTTTCCTTCCCAGAAAGTGCCCTGGCAAAACGCTGGACCTGAACACTCAGCCAGTACTGAGAACCTGTTATTGTGAAGAGTTACGTTTTAATTATGCATGATCTATAAATGTGCAAATTTTGCCAAGCATGGTTCCCTGCTTGGTATCCAAAGCTTATGCTTACCTGATCGTACTCAGCAATGTACAAAAAAGCACACTTCAGAAAATagatccagaagaaaaaaaaaagaatgccgCATAGTGATCTGGGATTGCCATCAAAGCTGCAAGTCAAAGGTCTGGTCTGCTCTAAGTAACTGTTTTATGGAAGTtaacaaaatgccttttttcctcctggcaCTATCTTCTTTGAGTGCCTTTGTTATTTGGCCTTTTTTGCTGAGGTGCAAAATGCTTCACTAGTCAAACAGCTAAAAAAGCTCATTGATCTGGAAAGCTGTACAGAGAGGTGCTACATCATCTCACCACTGTCCAGGGTGAGCTGGCTGGACTAAAGGTAAAGTGCTGGCTGTGTCAGTGTTGGCTGCAGGGGAGAGGGGTTTAATTGGGAAGATCAGAGCTGGCCTCTTGCAAAGGAGAGTTCGAGTAGAACCAGCACATGGTGGGGAAAAGGCTGCGTGTCCTTTTGCCAACAGGAGCCAATAGGAGTATCCTCCTGCACACACTTTCTGCCTGGGTCTGAGAAGTCCCCAGGAAAGATGTCAGCTGAGAATAGGATGCAGCTAGAGGAATTTTTGTGgcaggctgctgccagcctgtCCATCTCTGGGGTACAGCCCAGCCCTAGCCTGccttcctgtttctgctttcagattttgtttgtgttggaGGCGGCATTCCTGTGTTTCACAGAGACATGCTCAGGCACGGAACTCTGCTCCATCCTGGTTCATTTTCCAGACTGAAACCAAAATAGCAAGACTGATTCCTGTATGTCTGAGCTTTGTCACTTCTGTTAGCAGTTTTGATTTCCTAGATTGGAGGGGTGAGGGGGAACCCTACTGTTGCACATTTGAAATGCCTTGCCCtatgtgccttttctttttatagtcTTGTCACATTTTGTGCTATCAGCATTTCAGTTAAACCACTTCTAACTTTTCATGTCAAGTTCCttcttaaaaacaacaacaaaaaaaaaaccaaaaacaaaacaaaaacccaccccagCTAACAGTAAGACTTGAAATACCCTGAAAGGTCAGAAATCAGATTTAGATCCCTGTGATGTGACCGATTTTTGCCAAGTACCTGTTATGTGTTTGGTAAACTAAGCTGTCTCAAGCTGGGACAGAAGCTGATCTGGATTGATAAGAATCCCAGAAACGGTATTGTCTATGTGAATGTGCTGATCTGATAAAACATGGAAATGACTACAAGATAACAGATCAGCCACCTGATGGCAGGATTTGGAATTATGAATTAAATCAAGGAAAGGTCAGTGTTATGCCAACAGGCAAGATGTGATCTAGTTGTCATACGGAGACTGCAGTGAAGTATGTGTGCCCCACATTCCCTTGCTTTGTACGATTCTTTGACTCAGGGCACTAATTATTTTGATGGTGTTGAGACagcttctttggttttgttattttatcaGCAGATCTCATCTAAAACTTCAAGTATGAGTCATTCTAAGCCTTTCTATCATGGTGAAATAACATACTtagcacacacatgcacatacaggaaaaaagcagttcCTAAAATGTTATATGCGTCTCTGTTTTCAGTCACTTCAGAAGCAGGACTGACGGTACTTGCTCCCTCACACACTGGCATACTCTGCTTCACTCGGGTAGGTATAATAAACTGaattctcctttcctctttacCTTTCAATTTCTTACTCTTCACTCCTCAAAAcctctctctcccctccagttACCCCCTTCCATTTTCGTAACCACATAGCAGCCCTGTTAGCAGTTTTGAAAACATAGCGTGGTCATGATCTTCTTATTGATTCATCCCTCAGTTTGCTATGGAGTAGGATGTGTATTCCTGTCTTTCTTCACAGTGTTCCTTGACTCTCTCTCCCCTTCATAGAATCTTCTGTAGCCAATATGGGGAGGCAGCAAAATTCAGTTCTTGTTCTCATTTTCCCTGTAAAAGTTGCTTCTTCATGTATCAGCAAGACTTGTTAGGATTTTAAGTTAAGCCCCAgttgctgatttttttaattatattgaTACTTAGTCCTGCACACAACAGACCCTGACTGGCATTTAAGTACTGGCATAATAGAGGTTAAAATAGTCAGTCTGGGTTCTTCATGTCTCCTCAGTTgcttctgcaggctgtattCAGTTCTTACCTATGCAGCTCCCTTGCATTCTGGTAGTGCTTTTAGGGACCTTTCAGCAACCCAACTGTCTCCATTCACATGGAAAAGGTTAACAGGGATTTTATAAACAATTCTATTAATGCCTGAAGGATGAAGATCAGACTCCTTCTCAGTTCTGTCTTGACTTTGctagattttctttcatttctaagTTTACTAAGTCCAAGAATAAATGAGCAATTAAAGTTTTTCCACTACTATTCCCACAGTTCTAAAATGTTACTGAAGTATTCTGTGATGCAGTTTGTCTTGCAATAAGACACCTTTTCTTATATCTGAAACGGTCAAGAACATTGCTGCTATTgctcagtattttattttttctttctccaaccaaatctctgccttttcttcgTAAACCATTAATTTCTTGCATTTCTCTTCATCAAGACTAGCTTTCCAAGGAACCAGATAGGAGCTCAGAACaaaagcagggagaaggaagtgCTTACTGAAACTTCCCTAAAAATACCCCTTAGCAAACAGGACTGGTGTCCTGTCTGTTCTATTTATAATGCCCAGAAAGTGGAGCAGGGTTATTTCTTGAAGACAAGCATTGCTTTCTTAACCTAAACCTATTACACTGGTTATGCCAAGAAATCACttgttttaaagggaaaaggaaCTAAATGCTGACTTACCTTTCTGAAGAAGTGTATACAAAGCTGGAGGTTGATCAGAAAAGACACCTGGTGACAGTGTGGGCATGTGAACAGACAGCTCCACTTTGGAGACTAAAAGGAACCAGACTGCAGTTAAGGGGGATGACAGTGACAGGAGGCCTTAAGCGAATACAACCCTCCTGTTTGAATAGTGAGGCTTATGTAGCTTAGCCACCATGAGAATGAAGAATGCGTATAATGGCCAGATTAGTTAAGCCTTTACCACAAACTGTCTGTGTACCCTGACAGCTCTGTACTGTCACCTGACTCAGAGATGCTTCCGTACAAATAAAGAGAAGAATTGGGAAGGAAGACATGAATTGCCAActaatttgctttctgttttatagCTACAGAATGCCTCAACTCCTGGATAACAGCAGTTCACATGAACAGGCTGCTGAACATTATGCATCAGAATCCATTGTCTCCATTGCTATCTTCATCATCATTTTCATCATAGGTATCCCAGGCAATGGACTGGTGATATGGGTAGCTggtctgaaaatgaaaaggtcTGTGAACATTGTCTGGTTCCTAAACCTTGCTGTGGCTGACTTCATTTGCTGCCTATCCTTGCCATTTTCCATTGTTCACCTGGCCCTCCATGAACACTGGCTGTACGGTTGGTTCCTCTGCAAAGTCATCCCATCAGTCATAATCTTCACCATGTTTGCTAGCATCTTCCTACTTACAGCCATCAGCATTGACCGGTGCCTTCTTGTGATGAAACCTATCTGGTGTCAAAATCATCGAACAGTGAAATCTGTAGTACTAATATGCAGTGGCATTTGGATCCTGGCCTTCATTTTTTGCTGTCCTGTCTTCCACTACCGTGAGACTAGCACTCATGATGGCAAAACTGAGTGTGGGTACAATTTTGGAGATCACATAATGCCAGATTATGCGGATAGTCCTGTAAATGAGTTACAGGAAGAATACTCATTGTTAGACTACAGTCATAATGACTCTTGGGTTAATGTCTATGAAGGTGATTATCCTCTGTCACTTGCCTTAGTGGCAGTAAACATCACTAGGGCTGTCTTCGGCTTCATATTCCCCTTTGGCACAATGGCAGTTTGCTATGCCCTCATTGGTTTCAGAACACATGCGAAACAGTTTCACAAGCCACACAACAGAATGCTGAAAACAATTGTGCTTGTGGTAGCTGCATTCTTCATTTGCTGGGCTCCATACCACATAGTTGGGATTCTGTACCTTATACCTACTCTGGGAACACAACTGGGGCAGTCATTGATCCTCTGGGATCACCTCTCTACAGCACTTGCATATGCCAACAGCTGCATCAATCCCCTGGTCTATGTTTTTGTGGGGCGGGACTTCAGGGCAAAGGCAAGACAATCACTGCAAAGAATCTTGGAAGGCGTCTTTACCGAGGAGTCAACATATTCCATCCCCTGCTCTCTTCACAGAAGCAAGACTTCAGCAGAGAAGGACACGAGCAGCACAGTGTAATGCAAGACTTCCGATCACCACTGTATAAATAGGAGCTATGGCCCTGCACATCAGTCACTCTCCACttaacagcttctttttttctccagcacaTTTGATTAATCTGCAGCTCCACACACAAAGCACTGAGATGGTTCAGCTCACAACAGCAAACCCCCTTTATATCTCACAGAGATGGGAAGTTGAAGTACCAATAATGTCAAGGAAGATGCTGGTGAAGGAGACAGAATAGTACTTCAACCTTTAAAGATGAAAGCAGGCTTGCAGGAGGATTTGTGGCGGGATCATGTAGTTTAACCTCTGAATTGCTAGAGAACATCATTAGAGTTATTTGCACATGTCTACATTCTACATCTCCTGTCTCTGATAAACTGCAGATAAAAGCAACTTTTGCTGTCTCCTTGGAATCTGTCATCctgttttccctctcctttgaATGTACTTGGGGTCTGAGGGTTGGgtttttccctctgaacatTTCCCTAGAGGTTAGTGCTACATTTTCTTACAGCAGTGCGTTAGAAGAGCACTTGCCCCAGAAAGCTTCATTGAGCTGACTTCCATGCCCTGGTAGATGATGCCTAAGATGTTTCTTTGTCCTGGCAAATACACCACTGTATGGCACTAACTGGTCAAATGCACATGCTATGGCTATATTCATTAGTCTGCTCTACCACTGGAGTCCCAGATCTTCCTTTTAGGAGGTACATGCAAATGTAcctactgcattttaaaatgacacACCAGCAGAATTTGAACAACTGCACTCATTGCTGAGCCAGATTAGGTGGCTGCTGGACTGTCAGGCATTTGGTAAAGACTTGGAATTGAGAATAACCTCCACCCCCAAGGTGGGGAATAAGCCTGTTGCAGTACAGTCATAACCTGTTCTCATGTCTTGCTGGTGGAAGAGTTAAAAATTGTGCCCTGCCAGGCTAGTTGGGGGTGTTTTCCAAGTCTGGATACTCTCTGCTCCTGAAAAGCACAAGTACATTTCCAAGGAAATCTGAAGTGGTTTAAAAACCGCCGTTGTGTGTTAGTCCTTCCCTAAAGGAGTAAACTAAACGCACGGTCTGACAAACAGTCCCTAAGCATTGGCAtgatttttctttgcctttctggCAAGCACAAGTTGAGAGACTCACTGATCTCTGTGCCCTGAGAACTTTAGACATCCTAAGAAGTCTTGGTCTTGAAGTACATAGCAGTGGGGGCTGTTCATTTAGCCCCTAAATTCTGGTTCTGATGTAAGTAGGTGGGAACCATGCCCACCAGCTGGGCGCCGCTGTCAAAGAAGTCAATACTGGCACCAAGAGGGTTAAACCATAAACAttcactttttgtttttattaagaaagcatGCACAAAAATAAACTCGTGAGACCACGCTCCTCTCTCCTGGCCACTGACACAAAGCACGGAGGGGCCTGCAGAGGGGGACTGGCACCGCGCACTCTGCGGAGCTCCACATGCCTGCCCAGGGCCGAACCACGCACCAACAACACACGTTTATCTCAGGGCAGAGGAACGAGGCTGATTTGCACACTGACCGGCATGTATTTACATATGCAAATGAGGCACAACTTAATACGCAAATGAGGCAAATATGAAAATGAGGAGCACTTTATACGCAGAAGGAGCCATCACAGTTGGTTTCTCTTCCGGTGGTGGTTTCAGACTTCCACAGGGCCGGCTCTCAGTAATACCCTCTGCAAAGCACTAACTGGCACCCACCGGAGGTCACCTCTCCTGGTTGTCTCTGGTGCCACTTTCCACAGAAACCCATCACACATGCTTCCGAGCTGTATCATTCCCATCCTGAGGCAGCAGAGAGAATAGCTGACTCCACGCTGCAGTTGTCTGGGATTCCTCATTTCTCTTGGAAACACTCAATGATGAACTCCCCCCCCTCCAAAACACACttaaaaggggagaaaaaaaaaaacaaccaaacaaaaacgtCCACCCTCCCAATCCAGGGAGACGCTGTCCACTTCCCTGACAAAGATCCAACTGCTTTATTCCTACAGcaaatttaaaaagcaatgcTAGTTCCCCACCTTCCTGCAGTCAGAGTAGAGGTTATTACTCCCCTGCCCCAGATCTGTCAAGTAGTcctaatgttttatttctatcCTGGTTCCCTTCACTGGTGAACAGGGAATAAGGGCTGGGGGGAGGCTTTACAAAATATTAAGAAGAAAC
The sequence above is a segment of the Lathamus discolor isolate bLatDis1 chromosome 1, bLatDis1.hap1, whole genome shotgun sequence genome. Coding sequences within it:
- the LOC136012232 gene encoding C3a anaphylatoxin chemotactic receptor-like, which produces MPQLLDNSSSHEQAAEHYASESIVSIAIFIIIFIIGIPGNGLVIWVAGLKMKRSVNIVWFLNLAVADFICCLSLPFSIVHLALHEHWLYGWFLCKVIPSVIIFTMFASIFLLTAISIDRCLLVMKPIWCQNHRTVKSVVLICSGIWILAFIFCCPVFHYRETSTHDGKTECGYNFGDHIMPDYADSPVNELQEEYSLLDYSHNDSWVNVYEGDYPLSLALVAVNITRAVFGFIFPFGTMAVCYALIGFRTHAKQFHKPHNRMLKTIVLVVAAFFICWAPYHIVGILYLIPTLGTQLGQSLILWDHLSTALAYANSCINPLVYVFVGRDFRAKARQSLQRILEGVFTEESTYSIPCSLHRSKTSAEKDTSSTVTFD